Within the Catalinimonas niigatensis genome, the region TTAAAAGGGAAAGAACTGGTGAAAAACGACCTGATGCTGTTGGATTTAATACTAACCAACAAGTGGCAACGACCTATTTATTTTAATCCTAACTCGCTTCAGGGTACCAACCTGGATTTAAGTGCTCATGTGGTACAGGAGGGCATGACTTTCAGGCTGCTACCGGTAGAAAACCCTGATCCTTCCGATGTACTGGTAAATAGTGAAACGATGTACAATAATCTGATGCAGAAGTTCTCTTTCCGGCAACTGGATAATCCCGATATCTACTATAGTACCGAAGACCATATGAATCGTGGTGTCGCAGTATACCGGCAGTGGTTTAACGAACTCATAGATACGCTGATCAGGGAGGGGAAAGAAGAAAAAGCCAAAGCAGCTTTGCATAAATATATGGACAACTTACTTGCTCAGAAGAACACCCTTGACTTTAGCACTGTGCAGGTCGTTAAATTCTTGTTTCAGCTCAACGAGCAGGCAGAGGCCATTGCATTGAGCCAGAAGTTACATTATAATTCTACCCAGTTGCTGGATTACTATCTGAGTAACGCAAAGCCAAGCGATACTCTGGAAATCAACAGGAACCTATTTGTTCTCCATACATTGGCTGAAATATTGAAATCATACCAAGCAGAACTGGCACAAGCCGTGAGCAAAGACTTATATCATTACTATCAAGCGTTTGAAAATTCATTATAAAGGTTATTATAAATCGCTGACAAACTTCACTCCTCCAGCTTACCATCGGTCAAATGGATCACATGGTCGGAGCGTTCAGCAAAATCATCATCGTGGGTGACCATGAGCATGGTTTGATGTTTTTCAACAGATAACTTTTTCAGCAGATCAAACACCAGATCTGAATTGTAGGAGTCTAAGTTGCCGGTAGGCTCATCTCCCATCACAATCAATGGATCATTGATTAAGGCCCTGGCAATGGCCACCCGCTGCTGCTGCCCGCCAGATAGTAAAGAGGCTCTTTTTTTAGCCTGATCTTCAATCCCCAAAATTTTGAGCAATTCATAAGTATTATGTTCAATCTCTTCTTTGTGCAAAGCTTTGAGTTTTAGAGCAGGTAACTTAATATTTTCAAGGACAGTAAACTCCGGCAGGAGGTAGTGAAACTGAAATACAAATCCAATATGATGATTTCTGAAGTCAGCCAGCCAGCGATTGCTTTTACCACGCATTTCTTCCCCATTGATTTTGATACTTCCGTCAAAATCGGTATCCATCGTAGAGAGCAGATACATCAAGGTAGATTTACCGCTTCCTGATTTGCCGGTGATAGATACAAATTTTCCTTTTTCAATATCAAAACTGATGTCTTTCAAAACATGCAATTCCGTTGGTTGATGAAAGAACTTGTTTACCTTTCTAACTTCTAACAGATTCATCATTATCCTCTTAATATGGTGATAGGATCAACTTTTGCTGCGTTGCGGGAAGGAATGTAACCGGCCAGTGCAGTGGTTAATATGCCAAAAATAAAACCAGTGACATAATAACTGACATCAAAACTTACCGGCAAATGATCCATCGTAATCATAACATCGCTTTCAAAAGGCATCTGTGAGAGTCCGTAGGCTGCAAAAAAACCGGATATTAAGCCAAGTACAGCTCCAGCTACACCAATCACAAGTGCCTGAGTGAGGAATACCCAACGAATATCTGTATCAGAAAAACCCATTGCTTTGAGGATCGCAATATCTTTCATCTTTTCGTAAATCATCATGGTCAGGATATTGTAAATACCAAAGCCCGCTACCAGCAAAATCATAACAGCCACCCCATAAGTCATCATCTGACGTAGTATTTCTCCTTCCAGCAAGGTGGCATTATCCTTCATCCAGTCAGATCCCTGATAGTCGTGTTGGTTTTGCAGTTCCTGCGACATCTCCGGAGCCTGATCCATATCATGCAGCTTGATTTTGATATCGGTGATGTAGGAGGCAGGTACATTCAGAAAACGCTGTACCGTACTTAGGCTGGCGTAGCTTTGCTGCTTGTCAATATCCACCAGACCCGTTTTGAAAATACCGACAATAGTTACGAAGAAGTTATTGCCATTCTCTGTGGTTACATTGAGTTGATCACCTGTTTGGACATTCAATCTTTTTGCCAGGCCAATTCCCATCACCAGGCTGTTGGGTACGGTGGAAAGCTCACGAAAACTGCCTTCTTCTAATTTATCCTGCAAATTGAAAAGCGCATTTTCATTCTCAAAATCAATCCCATTGACTATTCCATTGATCGAACTGGGACCAAAACGATAAAACACCTGCGAACTGATAGAACCAGATACCGCCTGTACCTTAGGGTCTTGTTGTAGCTCCTGTACCACCTGCTTACCATCTTTTAGGTTAAGCCCTATGTCTTTAGGTTTGATATGATGTACAATATTGATAGCATCCGGTTTCACATCATCCAGTACTGTTCTTTCAGCAATTTGTGCCTCATTGTACAGACGCAGATGGGGAGATTGTTCAAAGACAACATCTCTGGTATAATTATTTACCCCGATCATAAAGCTGATCATAAAGATAAACACCATGATACCGAATGTGACCCCTATGGTAGCGATGATCGTCTGCCTCATCTTGGCCCTCATATGCGTAAAAGCAATGGAAGAAGCAAGCCGTATGTCTGTGAAAAATTTCATGGGAAGACAAATTATGATAAGTAATCAGACAGTATTAAAGTAAAAACCTATACAAATACCTGGTTTTTGATCAGGCTTTTTAACTTGAGGTCTTCAACCTTTAGCGCGCCATTATTGCTCTTTCTTTACAATGGTATCTCCGGCTTTCAGGCCACTGATTACTTCTACCCACTGTCCGTTCCTGCTACCGGCCTCGATGCTTTTTTTCTGCACCTCATCCCCTGTTTTTACATTTACACTATCACCACTCAGCAGGTAATCAGCAGGAATTACCAGCACTCTGGCATTTTCACGAATGATAATATTGGCCTCTACGGAAGATTGTGGATATAACGCATTGTTGGTATATACATCCGCTTCTACTTCAAAGCTGCGGGTTTCTTTTTGGAGTACCGGAATAATCTTACTGATCTTTGCTTCAAACTGTTGGTCAGCATGCATTTCAGTTTGAAAATACACTCTTTGTCCCAGCTTGATTTTGTTGATATCTCTTTCGTCCACCAATAATTCAAGTCTGGAATTTTCAGCATCTCCTACCAATGCTACTGGCTCGCCTGGCTGTACCAGGCTACCTTCGTCATGGTATACCCGAAATACTTTGCCGTGGAATGGACTGGCCAGCAGTTTTCCTTCACGTGACTGACCCAACTGGGCCAACTGCTGCTCTGCCTGAAGTAGGTTGCGGTTCAACTCATTGCTACGACTTTGATACTGTTGCTGTAAAGCCAGGAATTCTGTTCGGCTGCTTTCTGATTGCAGGCTGGCCTGCTCCGCTTCTCTTAGAGGTACGGCTCTTTCTGAGGCTAATTCCTCGTAGCGAACAGCATTAAGAGAATCCTGCAAATACCTCTCCCTGGCCAGACGAATTCTACTCTTCAGTTCATCCAATACGGCAGACTGATCTCCCGCCATATCCCTGGCAAGAGATACCTGACGGGTAAGGATCTCCAGTTGCCTATTTTCACTGGGAGTACCTAATACAGCAATCACACTTCCACTATCTATTTCATTCCCTTCATCTACCAGAATTCGTATAATTCTGTCGGGTGTATTCACTTCCATAAACTGATAATGAGCAGGCATGATCTGGCCGGACGCATATACAGCTTCATTGAAATCCTGTTCTTGTACTACAAAGGTTTCTTCTGAACCGTCACAAGCAAGCAATACACTGGATAAAGTGACAAAAAGCAAGCATCTATTCATGAGGGATTAATTTAATTGTCTTGCAGGTAAGTTAATTCCACATAGTGTTGAAGATAGTCTAATCTTGCTTGGCTTAACCTCTGCTGCACACGATAGAGATCATCCTGAATCTGCCTCAGTTGCAGCATATCAATAATTCCTTTTTCTATTTTCGACATTGACAGAATTTCATTCTGCCTTGCCAGCCTAAGATTTTCCTGCTGGTTTTGCCAAACTTCATAAGCCTGTTCTAATTGCATCATTTCCTGTTGGAACACTCTTTCCTGCTCTTCCTGGTAGCGATCAAATTGATAAGAAGCTTGTTTCCATTGTGCCTTTTGCTGTGCTGGCTCATAGAGCATCTGCCGGAGGGACAAAATCGGGATATTGAGTTTTAATCCTATAGACCCAACATTGTACCACTCGCCTCCCTCAAAGAAATCAAAAGAGTTTCTGAAGGCAACGCGTTGAAAACCAGCCACCGCAGATAAATTGGGAAGCATTCGGGAGCGGGATACTTTCCATTGTTGTTCCGCCTGTATTTGCTGTAAACTCCTTAAGTTATAATCAGGAAGTTGAGTGGCATTAAATTCATACAAATGAAGTTCGGGCATCTCAGCATCCTCTTGAATCGTCAGACTATCATTCAGTGGGTATCCCATCCAGAATTTCAGGTCCAGATAAGCAGCACGTAGCGCGATACCTGCCTGTGCACGACCTTCCAGTCTGTCATTGAGCAGGGTCAGCGACTGGTTGAAGGTGATTTGATCGGTGATCCCTTTTTCATATTGCAATGTGATCAGGCGATGGATTTCTACATAGCTGTCATACAGTTGACGAACGGCATGCAGATTTTCCTTTTCACTTTGTACATGATGAAAGGACATGCGTACATTCTTTAGCAACTGTTGCTTCAAGGAATGAAGTTCACCCTCTGCCATCTGTACCTGCAAACTGCTAAGTTTTACCGACTGCCATGTCTGAGGGTCAATCAGTTTTAAACTTGCATCTGCACCAAAACTAGCTGTCCAGGGCGTACTGATCCTGACGGGAACAAAAGTTCCTGGTTCACCTCCCACCAGTTCGGCAGGAAATGCCTGCACCGGGATTTGCCAGTAATGATTCATTTCAGCCCGCCCAGTGATTTCTGGTAATAAACCTGAAAGGGAAGCCTGCTGACTACTAATAGACGCCTGCACAGCTTCTTCCTGGGCAAGCAAATCCTTGTTATGTTGTTCAGCATATTGCAGGCACTGCTCCAGAGACCATTCCTGGGCAATGGCAGAGAACCGGAAGATGAGCGAGAGCAGTACTATGGCTGTTGTTACAATGATTTTCATCTCTTCTTCGTCTTTTATCAATGGCTATAAGTATCAGAATAAGCTTCTTTTACTTCACCCTGTTGGAAAGTTGAAGTATATCATAGGGATGGAAAGCAGTATAACTTGGTTTTTATAGTTCTTTATAATGAGAACTATATTCGTACATTTTTAACTCCTCTCATCCCATGCAATGGTTTTTTTCCATCTCTCAAAGATGATGGGAAACTCAACCAGCATCATTTTGTATAGTAAAATTGTCCGATCCAGTTCTTTGGCAAAAGCATCGTCAATATTCCTGATAGATTTTACATCCTCCAGCATATCAGAAATAAGTTTAAACTTAGCAGTCACATTTTTTTCGCTAAACATACTTTCAAAATTCACAAAGAAATAGCGCTTTCTTTGTCCTCCTATGGTTTTATATTCAGCCATACTGGTAGAAGTAAGCATTTTTAGCGCATTGGAAACTGCGCTTTTACTCACTTTTAAATAGCTTACCAAGTCTTCGAAAGTAGCCCCTTCCTGCGGGCTTAATAGCAAGTATATATACACCCTAGCAGCTACCGGCGTAAGACCCATTCCTTCCATTACCCTACCATAATGCTCTATATGATCTCTGTGTTGCTCCAAAATTTCCGTTTTATAGAAGCAAATGTAAAATATAAATTGGTTCTTTCAAATGAGAACTATAATTAAATTCAAAGAACTTAGGCCTCGTGAGGATTCTATAAGATACCCTTCAAAGAGTGTAAACAGATGTAAAGCCTTAACCTACATCAGAGCGTATAAGAAACTGGTAAAGTAATATCCTTATAAAAAGAGAGCTATTTCCCTATTTTATTAACAATACCTGGGCATTAGCTTTAGTGCTTGTAATTGCGCAGTTATCATTTGTCGTTAATACAATAAATAAGCAAAACTAAGTCTCAGCCTTACTTTTTACCTGTATCAAGTCTATGTAGGTAAAAGTTGATTCTTTAAACTAGATGAAGAAGAAATGGACTTTCTAGTATTTGAATATGATCAATCTACTACTTAGTTAATACATCACCCTCACTTCCATCATAAAAACAAGGCTAAAAACAACCTTATTAAGGTAGCATAATAAAAAACTGCTTTAATAAAGTTGGAAATCTCTATATTTTTTGTTAAATATGACTATTGTAATAAAAACTTATAATAAAGAAAAAATGATTACGCATATAGCACAGAAAGAACCTAAATACTTTCAAATACCTAATTATAAGCGTTTGGTAACTGATGGTATGGTCGAAAAGATCAGAAAGGTAGAATACTTTGCAAATACCCATTATTGCAATCTCAAAATTGCCGAGACACTGATGTTCTATACGGATAGATACGTACGACAGCTTTTAGATTTTACAGCAATAAACGAGAATACAGTGATTGCTGATATTGGCGCAGGCTTTGGCTGGTTGTCTATGGCTTTTGCTTTTTCTACTGAAGCTAAGGTAATCGCCATTGAAAAAAATGAAGCCCGTCTGGAAGCAGGTAAAGAAATAGCTGATATTCTGGGAATTAGCCATAAAATTGAGTGGCGTACCGGAGCATTAGGAGAATTACCCTTGCATGACAAGGAAGCGGATGTTGTATATTGTATAGAGGTTCTTGAACATGTCTATAAATCAACTGAAGCCATTCAGGATCTGGCAAGAGTTTCTAACAACCTGCTTATATTCACCACTCCTAATCTTTGGTTTCCAGTTATTGCACACGATACTCAACTTCCCTTTTGTCACTGGTTGCCCATACCGGTTCGGAAAATTTATGCCAAACTATTTAACAGAACCCACAGAGAGAACGATAACCTCTTCTGGTCTCCTTTGTCTATAAAGAAAAACACCCCGGATTTCAAACCAGTTTCAAAGTGGCTTCACTATTCATCCTATCAGAATTTTAAAGATACTTTCCCTTTTTATCTCCCTTATGGAAAAGGACGTTATGTCACAGAAATAGGCGCTAAGAAAAAGCTGTATTATGACATAGTGTCAAAACTAGGAATTTATTCACATTGGGTATTACCATCCTTGTCTTACGTGCTTAAGAGAAAAAGTAAATGAGTACTCTCAATCTTCTCTTTTAAGAAATTACCATCTAAAGAAAGGCTGCATCTTTTTGATTATCTCGAAAAGATGCAGCCTTTCTTTATGTCAGTTTGTTCTACAATTCAAAAGCAATGCGTAGAACAGGACCATTCACTTCGGTACTCACTTGCTGGTTTCGCTACTCTGCTTTTGTTTCTCCATCCTGATACATGGCATGCTCAGGATTTCCACCGGCCATAAGATAAGCCAATAAGTCTCTGAGTTCTTCCTTATTCAAACGGTTAATCAATCCCGGAGGCATGACTGACATGGCAGATTGTTTGGTATCAGTTACTTCTTCCTTAGGAATTTCCCGGATCTGATCCGGAGCAAAAGGATTTTGCGACAGGAAATAACTTTCTTCATTCTGATCAGTAAGCCTTCCTACTACCGACTGCCCGTTTTTCAGATAAAGCACAGTAGAAGCATACTGATCAGAAATGGCCTGATTGGGTTCCATGATCGCTTCTATCATATCTTCAGGAGAAAAGCGAGTGCCCAATTGAGTGAGATCAGGGCCAATAATTCCACCTTCTCCTCGCATGCTATGGCAGGTGATACATTGGGTGGCAGCATACATATTCTTTCCTGTCTCAAAATTTCTGTTTTGCAATCCACCGCTATCCAACACTGCCTTGGCTTCATCTATTTCCCAGTTGTGCCAGGGGCCTTCCGGCTGCGGTACATTTGCCAGATCTGTTCCATTTTTTGATAGAAGCGAATCTCCTGACAATTGGTTATAATGCTCAAATTCACTTTTGGGCACATGAGAAAGAGCTTCCTGACGCGCTTTGTCAATGAAGCCTATGTAACTGTTTCCTGCCTGAAAATCAAAAGCATTATAAAACCACTGGAAATACCTTTCTCTAAGTGACTGGTTCCAACCTGATCTTTGTTTGCTCAGGACAGTAGCATAGTAAGTTTGCTGAGCAGGAGGAACGTTCTTTAACATCTGAGCAATATCCAGCCCGTACTGAGGATTCCGGAGGATCAGATCGGAGCCATCAGTAGCAGCAGTGGCCTGTTCGGAAGCGCGACCTTCATCTTCTTCCAGCAAGGTCAATGTCTTCTCTATTACTCCAGAATCATCCAAATAAACCAGCACCTTGCTGATAGAACTGTTCAGTACTTCCTTATTTGCCGGATAGTGGGGATTAAGATAATCTATCACTGCCTGCCTGGTCGTTGCTGAAGGCATACCCATTCGAGAAAGGGTAAGTTCAAAGGCTCTTACCAGATCTACCTGCTGTGCTTCGGACAACTGCCCATAATCTACCTCACAGAGCTTGTTGAGCATCTGGTTCTTTAGGTTTTGATTTCCATGCCGTGCCAGTGCAACCATACCCTGCGTTAGGCGGATAGGATCTTCTTCATCCAGTACTCTTTCCTGCCAGTTGTTTACTGGCTGATGTTCTATAGCAACGCGTGCTGCATATCTGACAAAACGATCTTCATGGTTAAGGTGGGGCCAGGCTGCTTCCAGACCACCTGCTTTATTTTTCTCATGGAATTGCTCCAATTGTGTCCTGATTCCATGCGCCTCAGGCATATCACCTGGTTCTTCATAGGCTGCCAAGGAGACATTTTCCTGCTCTTCATCAAAGTACACCCGGTAGAGGTCAGAATCCAGTTTACGACCACCGGTCATAAAGTACATAGCTCCATCCGGCCCAATTACACCATCGGTCAGAGGCAGTGGCATTCCGGAAATAAACTCTTCTTTTTCTGCACTATAAGAAGCTCCTTCGGGCTGTAAATGGATGGCGTAGATAATTCCGAAGCTCCAGTCAAAAGCAAAGAGAGCATCCTGATAAGAATCAGGAAAGGCAGCACTTTTTCCATGCAGCACTCCAGTAGGAGAACCCTGACCGATATTCAGGACAGCCGGTAAATTATCTGGATAAGCGGGCGACCATTTGCTGTTTCCGGTGCGCCAGCCAAACTCTCCTCCGCTGGTAACATGGCAGATACGGGTAGGGCGATACCAGGGCATGCCCAGGTCCCACTCCATATCAGAATCAAAGGTGAACATATCTCCAGCCTGGTTAAAAGCCAGATCAAAAGGATTACGGAAACCCACACTTACCATCTCCCAATCTTTTCCGAGTGAGTCTATTTTTGCGATCCAGCCTCCGGGAGCCATACGATCGTTGGCATGGCCTCTGGGGTCTTTGATCAGGGGAAAAAGGTTATCTTCCTGCCACACTTTAGGTATTCTGTAAGCATCCATCTCCGGCACGTCAGTGTGATTTCCGGCGATAACATAAAGTGACTGCTCATCAGGGCTCATAACAATACTGTGCGGACCATGCTCACCTGAACCTTCCAGTGCTTTCAGCAAGCTAATTTTGTCAAACTGGTCGTCATTATCTGTGTCTTGCAGACGGTACAAACCACTTCCTTTGTCAAACTCATCGTTACTTCTATGATTAACCATCACATACAAGCTATTGAAGGCATATAATAATCCCTGGGCATAACCCATCTGGATGATTGAATCGGCGGCAGGCTCTTCTGTTTGTATCTTTAACTTTTCAATCTTTGGTGTTAGTGAGTCGGAACCAATAGGTGTCAGTTCCATACGATACAAAGCGCCATATTGATCAGAGGTAATCAATCTACCCTGGTCATCAAAAGTCATAGAAACCCAAGAACCCATCTCATTTTCAGAAGGACTATACAAATGCTCGGCTTTGAAGCCGGATTGAAGTTTGAGCTTCTCTAACTTGGGAGGGAGGGGTTCCGCTTGCTGTTCGGATGCATTATCCTGTACACTATTACAGGCAGCAGACAGTAGGAAAAGGATCAATGTAAACATTGGACCTGGCGAGGCATTTTTCAGATCTAGCATATCAGGTGGTTGTCTATTAGTAATATCTTCTTTGAGTATACAGAATTAAAAACATGAATGCTATATACTAAGTAATTTGTGGTTAAATATACAATTTATTTTAAGCGATTTCCTAGGCAAAGGATTCAGCACATGTTGGATTGTATAAGGTTTATTTTAGCTGATCAGAGTGATCAATTAAACATAGAACTCTCTCTTATTTCTACATTTTTAAATATGTATTATTTCAAACCACTCCATAGAATCAGAGAAAAACTCCGATGAGATCATCATTCAGAAAATGGATTAAAAGAATGATGTATAGCAAGTCAAATATTCTTTCAACTCAAAGCATCAGAGAGTCACAGTATCTCAAAAGGTATGGAGGGTGATGAAAAACTCTCTCTTACGAAATCACGTTTTAAGTAGAACAACATTAACCTGATTAGAATGAACCTTACCCAAACTGAAGAAAGTCCCTATCCATTGGATTCACAGCAATCTCCAATTTCTGGCAGACAGGAAGAACCATATATCTGGCGCTATCTGCGCTCTTATGAAGGCAAAGCGATGGCCGAGCTGGTGATCTGGGAAGAAAGAATGCAAAAAGGCCCCAACCTTATTGATAAATTGTCCAAAGAAATACAGCATAAGATCAACACGATTATTCCTGAAAAATTTCACCAAGCTGTCACGCTGGCCATCAAACAGATGGTACGATCCATTCTTTTTGGCTCAGAGTTTACGACTAAAAAACCATTGACCGGACTAAGTTTTCAGGAACGTGAAGTAAAAGCACAGCGCTGTATCAATATTTATAATAAGCTTGCTGCTACCGAAGGAGGCATTACGGGTGCGGGTGGGTTTTTGATGGCCATGGCTGACTTTCCGCTTTTTCTGAGCCTCAAGATGAAAATGCTCTATGAAATTGCTGCCATTTATGGCTTTGATGTCAGAGATTACCGTGAACGTTTGTATCTGTTGAGAATATTTCAGCTGGCTTTTTCCAGCCAGCAGCAGCGTAATGTGGTATTTGAACAGCTTAGAAACTGGGAAGTGTATAGCAAAAGTCTGCCTAACGATATTCATGCTTTTGACTGGCGGGCTTTTCAGTTGGAATATCGCGATTATCTGGATCTGGCCAAACTGGCTCAGATGATTCCCGGCATAGGAGCAGCGGTAGGTGTGGTGGTAAATTATCGCCTGACCAACCATCTGGGCAAAACTGCAATGAATGCTTACCGTATGCGCTGGAAAGGTTCCCGTAGAGTAGAGACGATCAGCATTTAAAAAAAAACTGACTATTGTGCAGTAGTATCTGGACGATACTCAGCAACTGCAATTTTAGAATCGGCTGTTCCGTAATAGAGCAGCCATTTTTTATTGAAAGGAACCAATCCTTCCAGAAACACGACTTTATTCACCTGCCCAAAAATTTCATAATCCTTGTCAGGACGAAAAAAATCCTCTTCCAGGCGATCTATGAGTTTAGCAGGATCATCTTTGTCAAAAAGGGCTTGTCCGGCTCTGTAAGTACCTTCTTCTATGTTCATATCCCGCGTTTCTCCATAGTTTCGCCCATTGTAAATAAGCCGTATGCCTCCATCTATCAGCATGGCAGGAGGGCCAGGTTCTACCAGATCGCTGTCAAAATAGCCGGGCCGATAGCTCATTACAATTTTTAGTGTATCCTTTTCTTCCAGCGGTTGCCAATGGATCAGATCATCTGAGGTAGCAGCATACATATATTTATCGCCCCAGTACATCCAGTACCTACCGTTCACTTTTCGGGCAATCAGTTGGCTTCCCTGCTGCTGACAGACAATCGCTCCTGATTTTCCCCATACATCCTGATACTTACCCTCATATGCCTCGGCAAACGCCAAACCATGTTTGGTCCACTGTTTCAGA harbors:
- a CDS encoding ABC transporter ATP-binding protein, which translates into the protein MMNLLEVRKVNKFFHQPTELHVLKDISFDIEKGKFVSITGKSGSGKSTLMYLLSTMDTDFDGSIKINGEEMRGKSNRWLADFRNHHIGFVFQFHYLLPEFTVLENIKLPALKLKALHKEEIEHNTYELLKILGIEDQAKKRASLLSGGQQQRVAIARALINDPLIVMGDEPTGNLDSYNSDLVFDLLKKLSVEKHQTMLMVTHDDDFAERSDHVIHLTDGKLEE
- a CDS encoding ABC transporter permease, producing MKFFTDIRLASSIAFTHMRAKMRQTIIATIGVTFGIMVFIFMISFMIGVNNYTRDVVFEQSPHLRLYNEAQIAERTVLDDVKPDAINIVHHIKPKDIGLNLKDGKQVVQELQQDPKVQAVSGSISSQVFYRFGPSSINGIVNGIDFENENALFNLQDKLEEGSFRELSTVPNSLVMGIGLAKRLNVQTGDQLNVTTENGNNFFVTIVGIFKTGLVDIDKQQSYASLSTVQRFLNVPASYITDIKIKLHDMDQAPEMSQELQNQHDYQGSDWMKDNATLLEGEILRQMMTYGVAVMILLVAGFGIYNILTMMIYEKMKDIAILKAMGFSDTDIRWVFLTQALVIGVAGAVLGLISGFFAAYGLSQMPFESDVMITMDHLPVSFDVSYYVTGFIFGILTTALAGYIPSRNAAKVDPITILRG
- a CDS encoding efflux RND transporter periplasmic adaptor subunit, which codes for MNRCLLFVTLSSVLLACDGSEETFVVQEQDFNEAVYASGQIMPAHYQFMEVNTPDRIIRILVDEGNEIDSGSVIAVLGTPSENRQLEILTRQVSLARDMAGDQSAVLDELKSRIRLARERYLQDSLNAVRYEELASERAVPLREAEQASLQSESSRTEFLALQQQYQSRSNELNRNLLQAEQQLAQLGQSREGKLLASPFHGKVFRVYHDEGSLVQPGEPVALVGDAENSRLELLVDERDINKIKLGQRVYFQTEMHADQQFEAKISKIIPVLQKETRSFEVEADVYTNNALYPQSSVEANIIIRENARVLVIPADYLLSGDSVNVKTGDEVQKKSIEAGSRNGQWVEVISGLKAGDTIVKKEQ
- a CDS encoding TolC family protein, translating into MKIIVTTAIVLLSLIFRFSAIAQEWSLEQCLQYAEQHNKDLLAQEEAVQASISSQQASLSGLLPEITGRAEMNHYWQIPVQAFPAELVGGEPGTFVPVRISTPWTASFGADASLKLIDPQTWQSVKLSSLQVQMAEGELHSLKQQLLKNVRMSFHHVQSEKENLHAVRQLYDSYVEIHRLITLQYEKGITDQITFNQSLTLLNDRLEGRAQAGIALRAAYLDLKFWMGYPLNDSLTIQEDAEMPELHLYEFNATQLPDYNLRSLQQIQAEQQWKVSRSRMLPNLSAVAGFQRVAFRNSFDFFEGGEWYNVGSIGLKLNIPILSLRQMLYEPAQQKAQWKQASYQFDRYQEEQERVFQQEMMQLEQAYEVWQNQQENLRLARQNEILSMSKIEKGIIDMLQLRQIQDDLYRVQQRLSQARLDYLQHYVELTYLQDN
- a CDS encoding GbsR/MarR family transcriptional regulator, translated to MEQHRDHIEHYGRVMEGMGLTPVAARVYIYLLLSPQEGATFEDLVSYLKVSKSAVSNALKMLTSTSMAEYKTIGGQRKRYFFVNFESMFSEKNVTAKFKLISDMLEDVKSIRNIDDAFAKELDRTILLYKMMLVEFPIIFERWKKTIAWDERS
- a CDS encoding class I SAM-dependent methyltransferase, coding for MITHIAQKEPKYFQIPNYKRLVTDGMVEKIRKVEYFANTHYCNLKIAETLMFYTDRYVRQLLDFTAINENTVIADIGAGFGWLSMAFAFSTEAKVIAIEKNEARLEAGKEIADILGISHKIEWRTGALGELPLHDKEADVVYCIEVLEHVYKSTEAIQDLARVSNNLLIFTTPNLWFPVIAHDTQLPFCHWLPIPVRKIYAKLFNRTHRENDNLFWSPLSIKKNTPDFKPVSKWLHYSSYQNFKDTFPFYLPYGKGRYVTEIGAKKKLYYDIVSKLGIYSHWVLPSLSYVLKRKSK
- a CDS encoding c-type cytochrome, encoding MLDLKNASPGPMFTLILFLLSAACNSVQDNASEQQAEPLPPKLEKLKLQSGFKAEHLYSPSENEMGSWVSMTFDDQGRLITSDQYGALYRMELTPIGSDSLTPKIEKLKIQTEEPAADSIIQMGYAQGLLYAFNSLYVMVNHRSNDEFDKGSGLYRLQDTDNDDQFDKISLLKALEGSGEHGPHSIVMSPDEQSLYVIAGNHTDVPEMDAYRIPKVWQEDNLFPLIKDPRGHANDRMAPGGWIAKIDSLGKDWEMVSVGFRNPFDLAFNQAGDMFTFDSDMEWDLGMPWYRPTRICHVTSGGEFGWRTGNSKWSPAYPDNLPAVLNIGQGSPTGVLHGKSAAFPDSYQDALFAFDWSFGIIYAIHLQPEGASYSAEKEEFISGMPLPLTDGVIGPDGAMYFMTGGRKLDSDLYRVYFDEEQENVSLAAYEEPGDMPEAHGIRTQLEQFHEKNKAGGLEAAWPHLNHEDRFVRYAARVAIEHQPVNNWQERVLDEEDPIRLTQGMVALARHGNQNLKNQMLNKLCEVDYGQLSEAQQVDLVRAFELTLSRMGMPSATTRQAVIDYLNPHYPANKEVLNSSISKVLVYLDDSGVIEKTLTLLEEDEGRASEQATAATDGSDLILRNPQYGLDIAQMLKNVPPAQQTYYATVLSKQRSGWNQSLRERYFQWFYNAFDFQAGNSYIGFIDKARQEALSHVPKSEFEHYNQLSGDSLLSKNGTDLANVPQPEGPWHNWEIDEAKAVLDSGGLQNRNFETGKNMYAATQCITCHSMRGEGGIIGPDLTQLGTRFSPEDMIEAIMEPNQAISDQYASTVLYLKNGQSVVGRLTDQNEESYFLSQNPFAPDQIREIPKEEVTDTKQSAMSVMPPGLINRLNKEELRDLLAYLMAGGNPEHAMYQDGETKAE
- a CDS encoding EcsC family protein, which codes for MNLTQTEESPYPLDSQQSPISGRQEEPYIWRYLRSYEGKAMAELVIWEERMQKGPNLIDKLSKEIQHKINTIIPEKFHQAVTLAIKQMVRSILFGSEFTTKKPLTGLSFQEREVKAQRCINIYNKLAATEGGITGAGGFLMAMADFPLFLSLKMKMLYEIAAIYGFDVRDYRERLYLLRIFQLAFSSQQQRNVVFEQLRNWEVYSKSLPNDIHAFDWRAFQLEYRDYLDLAKLAQMIPGIGAAVGVVVNYRLTNHLGKTAMNAYRMRWKGSRRVETISI
- a CDS encoding glycoside hydrolase family 130 protein; the protein is MRFFILLLTAAVGIQACQQQTASEQTFANEKPTEDWTLLPFQKVDSVNPCLLPSDERSFMCPVRGEEVLWEVKDVFNPAVVVKDSLVYMIYRAEDSVGIYNGTSRIGLAISEDGYHFSKLEEPVLYPDEDFMKKYEWEGGIEDPRVVETEEGTYIMTYTAYDGETARLCVASSPDLKQWTKHGLAFAEAYEGKYQDVWGKSGAIVCQQQGSQLIARKVNGRYWMYWGDKYMYAATSDDLIHWQPLEEKDTLKIVMSYRPGYFDSDLVEPGPPAMLIDGGIRLIYNGRNYGETRDMNIEEGTYRAGQALFDKDDPAKLIDRLEEDFFRPDKDYEIFGQVNKVVFLEGLVPFNKKWLLYYGTADSKIAVAEYRPDTTAQ